A single Acropora palmata chromosome 5, jaAcrPala1.3, whole genome shotgun sequence DNA region contains:
- the LOC141882249 gene encoding uncharacterized protein LOC141882249 produces MVKTAKPGPTLLKITPNCMVLNAHSLVKPEATSGLSTDLSRNKIDICIVSETWLSSRVSSHLVCPDGYTILRKDRGNQRTGGGVAIICRDDWKIKCLELENDFECLWSEVFTTNSKYFIASLYHPPDPVYADSDLLAHLTETCELIFAGEPNARIIIAGDINHLNIRDLISQHNLKRLVTKSTRGDKILDVFLTNSSHLWKTPVVFKSLLRSDHLSVMVSANQPARPERRYVSFRDVREHRKLALQHKLEAFDWNLIDSCANLDEATNLLSDSLKRMHDESCPLIKIKVSSRDPPYMTPLIKYLCRKRNKNIKKGHEYEIQERLNNLIRKNQTRSIRQENRKYETGSKKWWDIVHKITGRKCGSQNVSSILSPTAINQHFKEINTDPAYSIPQRIPIPPGTHVPALEVHTVQRFLARQKRTAPGQDGLPHWMWRDFSHLLALVITKLFNRSLQEQFVPCHWKLANVTPIPKETPLTNCNQLRPISLTNIIIRLN; encoded by the coding sequence ATGGTGAAAACTGCCAAACCTGGACCAACGCTGCTTAAAATAACCCCCAATTGTATGGTTTTAAACGCTCATTCGCTTGTCAAACCGGAAGCGACAAGTGGATTAAGCACCGACTTATCTAGGAACAAAATTGACATTTGCATCGTATCTGAGACCTGGTTAAGCAGCAGAGTTTCATCGCATCTAGTATGTCCTGACGGCTATACTATTCTTAGAAAAGATCGTGGAAACCAGCGCACTGGTGGAGGAGTCGCTATTATCTGTAGGGACGACTGGAAGATCAAATgccttgaacttgaaaatgactttGAGTGCCTTTGGAGCGAAGTGTTCACCACCAATTCTAAGTATTTTATCGCTTCACTCTACCATCCGCCAGATCCTGTTTATGCGGATTCTGACCTATTGGCTCATCTGACTGAGACTTGTGAGCTGATCTTTGCTGGCGAACCGAACGCACGCATCATTATTGCTGGAGACATCAACCATCTCAACATCAGAGATTTAATTTCTCAACATAACTTAAAGCGATTGGTCACTAAATCGACCCGAGGTGACAAAATTTTAGACGTATTTCTTACTAACAGCTCGCATCTATGGAAAACACCGGTAGTGTTCAAGAGCCTTCTACGATCAGATCATCTTTCAGTCATGGTTTCTGCTAATCAACCTGCAAGACCTGAAAGGAGATACGTGTCCTTCAGGGATGTTAGAGAACACCGAAAACTTGCTTTGCAGCATAAACTCGAGGCATTTGATTGGAACCTCATCGATTCCTGTGCAAACTTGGATGAAGCAACCAACCTCCTAAGCGATTCTCTAAAGCGAATGCATGACGAAAGCTGCCCACTCATCAAAATTAAGGTATCCTCTCGAGATCCTCCTTATATGACGCCCTTAATCAAATACCTTTGCAGGAAAAGGAATAAGAACATCAAGAAAGGACATGAATACGAAATACAGGAACGCCTTAACAATCTTATCCGCAAGAATCAAACGCGATCTATTCGCcaggaaaacagaaaatacgAGACAGGATCAAAGAAATGGTGGGACATTGTACATAAGATCACGGGAAGAAAATGCGGCAGCCAGAATGTCAGTTCTATCTTAAGCCCAACCGCAATCAACCAGCACTTCAAAGAGATAAATACAGATCCGGCGTATTCCATCCCTCAGCGGATACCTATACCACCTGGCACTCATGTCCCGGCTCTAGAGGTACACACTGTCCAAAGGTTCTTAGCACGGCAGAAGCGTACAGCACCTGGTCAAGATGGGCTTCCTCATTGGATGTGGAGAGACTTCTCCCACCTCTTGGCTCTGGTGATTACGAAGCTGTTCAATCGTTCATTGCAAGAACAATTTGTGCCCTGTCATTGGAAACTTGCTAACGTAACTCCCATCCCTAAGGAAACACCTTTAACGAACTGCAATCAACTACGACCCATTTCTCTGACAAATATCATAATTAGACTCAATTAA